A genome region from Plasmodium vivax chromosome 11, whole genome shotgun sequence includes the following:
- a CDS encoding syntaxin binding protein, putative (encoded by transcript PVX_113820A): protein MSLKRNCRERLFSVIEKVTQVSKYLIMVVDPSAQQVLSMICRSEELLERGVSLVEQIDAKRSQLQNFDCLYFLSSKVEVVERMLDDFTNEEEAMYHNVHILFTSNVGKKNREILDLLAASHFLLKRMKTCACFNIPFFAFESRAFYLDHHLNLHDFYPLKDSSILGELALELLSVCCCLKSNPVVRYLNSPLCRQFAEVFSNCVSDCNILESSQGGDEDVLLILDRSVDCSILFVHDYAYQSLCYDVLRIRAEQPKQSKQAKHAEKPNQGKPGLLPQGGGDQAGEDPHTVSFEITNNDQRKEVKRATLSEEDSLWVKYRHTHIQDVNEMIKNDIASFTEKNAIAKIKKKNVLTPNEALDALRSLPQYETMIEQYWLHVYLCDSCFQTLEKKNVVEVGMVEQDVCCNVDTYGKELTYTKNSANVLSILSSSDYQQEEKARLLLLYLFNYENVSELDKERLIESSQLGLFMEKFVEHFLGLKMHCGQGTHVERHPGEENPPACKPSHVLERNKKKIKHYKTVAKGAKYELSRYEPNVKDIITELHEDTLHRGDYPFVDANRGSSSDQHVKEQHPSAGKKANVTRGTVWEFKSVERTEAQMGGKKKIIVFILGGVTFPEIRQAYELSEQLGVDVYVGGTSLLTSEVLFQQFRRFPGG from the coding sequence ATGTCGCTGAAGCGGAACTGCCGGGAGCGGCTCTTCAGCGTGATCGAGAAGGTCACCCAAGTGAGCAAGTACCTGATCATGGTGGTGGACCCCAGCGCGCAGCAAGTGCTCTCCATGATTTGCAGGAGCGAGGAGCTGCTGGAAAGGGGGGTGTCGCTCGTAGAACAGATCGACGCGAAGAGAAGCCAGCTGCAAAATTTCGACTGCCTCTATTTCCTCAGTTCCAAAGTGGAAGTCGTGGAGAGGATGCTGGACGACTTCacaaatgaggaagaagcaatGTACCataatgtgcacattttattCACCTCCAAtgtggggaagaaaaacagagAAATTTTGGACCTTCTggcagctagccattttcttcttaagaGGATGAAAACGTGTGCATGCTTTAACATCCCCTTCTTTGCATTTGAAAGTAGAGCCTTTTACCTGGACCATCATTTAAATTTGCACGATTTTTACCCCTTAAAGGATTCGAGCATTTTAGGAGAGCTTGCTTTGGAGTTACTTTCCGTTTGCTGCTGCTTGAAGAGCAACCCTGTTGTGCGCTACCTGAATTCTCCCCTGTGCAGGCAGTTTGCCGAAGTTTTTTCGAACTGTGTGAGTGACTGTAACATTTTGGAGAgctcccaggggggggacgAGGACGTCTTGCTGATTTTGGACCGGTCGGTCGActgctccattttgttcGTGCATGACTATGCCTACCAGAGTCTCTGCTACGACGTCCTGCGGATTAGGGCGGAGCAGCCAAAGCAGTCGAAGCAGGCGAAGCATGCGGAGAAGCCGAATCAGGGCAAACCGGGGCTGcttccccagggggggggcgacCAGGCAGGAGAGGACCCACATACTGTGAGCTTCGAAATTACAAACAACGACCAACGGAAGGAGGTGAAGAGAGCCACCCTCTCGGAGGAGGACAGCCTCTGGGTCAAGTACAGACACACGCACATCCAGGATGTAAacgaaatgataaaaaatgacatcgCCTcatttacagaaaaaaatgcaatcgcgaagattaaaaagaaaaatgtgttaacCCCGAATGAAGCGCTAGATGCTTTGAGGTCCCTTCCGCAATATGAAACGATGATTGAGCAGTACTGGCTACACGTCTACCTATGTGATAGCTGCTTCCAAActttggaaaagaaaaacgttGTGGAAGTCGGTATGGTAGAACAAGACGTGTGCTGTAATGTTGATACTTATGGGAAGGAACTCACttacacaaaaaattctGCAAATGTCCTTTCTATCCTCAGCAGCAGTGACTAccagcaggaggagaaggccagactgctcctcctttacctctttaattatgaaaatgtaaGCGAGCTGGACAAGGAAAGACTCATCGAGTCGTCTCAACTGGGTCTCTTTATGGAAAAGTTCGTCGAGCACTTCCTCGGTTTGAAGATGCACTGCGGTCAGGGTACCCACGTGGAGAGGCACCCCGGAGAGGAAAACCCCCCAGCCTGTAAACCATCCCACGTGCtcgaaaggaacaaaaagaagaTCAAGCACTATAAGACCGTTGCAAAGGGAGCGAAGTACGAACTGAGTAGATACGAACCGAACGTTAAAGATATCATTACGGAGCTACATGAGGACACTTTGCACAGGGGAGACTACCCCTTCGTGGATGCCAACCGGGGGTCCTCCTCCGACCAGCATGTGAAAGAGCAGCACCCCTCTGCAGGGAAGAAGGCCAACGTCACCAGGGGAACTGTGTGGGAGTTCAAATCCGTGGAAAGGACGGAggcccaaatggggggtaaaaaaaaaattatcgttTTCATCCTTGGGGGGGTTACCTTCCCGGAAATTCGGCAGGCGTACGAGCTGTCCGAGCAGCTGGGCGTGGACGTGTATGTGGGCGGCACGTCCCTGCTCACCAGCGAGGTGCTCTTCCAGCAGTTCAGGCGCTTCCCCGGCGGGTAG
- a CDS encoding hypothetical protein, conserved (encoded by transcript PVX_113815A): MSVSSVETICSYSSGGVREASQASQTSQASQASQTSQASQASQASQASQASQASQASQASQASQASQASQASQTSQTETTHRTNISNRSDVKNLANQTALSCALGRISSNYVIHASNKTNGAGEWGSRVSTSNAVSSLCKATKIISLCEDPPVSTTYIGNGTDGGKKAEELAQKSVTHVRGCQMDSHQVGVTQTESNSERGPENDGETNRDPDRSDDNDRCNISCEANNQLEAVKNPSYNLHSSNKRVIIQGIKKNCQTNGNAFTYLNEVLEKTYKETVELDGSEYILLYDICVQDGGDGAASHSGERGNSTKNVSWGGSPASHLDERGDHTRNVSLGVSPASHWGERGNSTKNASWGVSPTAGATPLGEEKHALSLHAYNKYVDVFHNISNQLSKVRRLIYPLEVPPLGMSTSTGSLPIGGAAPNRVADNHAERQRREGRPPQMGTRRMVGGLDETNLELVQSLFAEETQMGGGPKVKLLERLNGLFLTAMGTIGREAASPVGIAGGIAAGVAAGGKAAPTFGDDPPKGAAHPGSDPSPNAPPHLHATYPPRKSQLTPLDEAKITQHMKASANRRVHESDIYDIQIVKKGHVYLYIQSGHWDDYYCVLFHLKSNVLFKNDLLYTHYCRVYDRGVLQKVVNPPDLYSNYFIAFFKDDRLEMDRLSNLQLAIMIRKNYYPFVIELSRNKKASIGIHTGQDLPLHGGHLQRVKSSLICFDVHSDPFYFIPVECLPDDVAASSTSATGGVANEPPQGGIPPRVRVKLHYGLLKEWNDCLGSVMERAKQRQASLLDKRGQSEKTQYVNKKFCQWIEAFKKERNIPEGGASRRAVPHRCGGD; this comes from the exons atgagCGTTTCGAGCGTGGAGACGATTTGTTCCTATTCCAGCGGGGGGGTGAGGGAAGCGAGCCAGGCAAGTCAAACGAGTCAAGCGAGCCAAGCAAGTCAAACGAGCCAAGCAAGCCAAGCGAGCCAAGCAAGCCAAGCAAGCCAAGCGAGCCAAGCAAGCCAAGCGAGCCAAGCAAGCCAAGCGAGCCAAGCAAGCCAAGCAAGCCAAGCAAGCCAAACGAGCCAAACTGAAACCACACACAGAACGAACATATCCAACCGATCAGACGTGAAAAACTTAGCCAAC CAAACCGCGCTAAGTTGCGCTCTAGGAAGAATCAGCTCCAACTACGTAATCCACGCGAGCAACAAGACAAACGGTGCTGGAGAGTGGGGCAGCAGGGTGAGCACCTCCAATGCGGTGAGCAGCCTCTGTAAGgctacaaaaattattagcCTCTGTGAAGACCCCCCCGTCAGCACTACATACATTGGAAATGGAACTgacggggggaagaaggcggAGGAGCTGGCTCAGAAGAGCGTCACTCATGTGAGAGGTTGCCAGATGGACAGTCATCAGGTGGGTGTGACCCAGACGGAGAGTAATTCCGAAAGGGGCCCCGAGAACGATGGGGAAACGAATAGAGACCCAGACAGGAGCGACGACAACGATAGATGTAACATCTCCTGTGAAGCGAACAATCAGTTAGAAGCAGTGAAGAACCCAAGTTATAACCTCCATAGTAGCAACAAACGAGTGATCATCcaggggataaaaaaaaactgtcaGACGAATGGAAATGCTTTTACGTATCTGAATGAGGTTCTGGAGAAGACCTACAAGGAGACTGTCGAGCTGGATGGGTCCGAGTACATCCTTTTGTATGACATTTGTGTTCAGGATGGAGGGGATGGCGCAGCTAGCCATTCGGGCGAAAGGGGGAACTCCACTAAGAATGTCTCCTGGGGCGGGTctccagctagccatttggaCGAACGAGGAGACCATACTAGGAACGTCTCTTTGGGCGTATCTCCAGCTAGCCATTGGGGCGAAAGGGGGAACTCTACTAAGAATGCCTCCTGGGGCGTATCCCCAACAGCTGGCGCAACCCCattgggggaggaaaagcaCGCCCTCTCCCTCCACGCGTACAACAAGTACGTAGACGTTTTTCACAACATATCAAATCAGCTGAGTAAAGTCAGGCGACTGATATACCCCCTGGAGGTACCACCTCTCGGTATGTCCACCTCCACGGGGTCGCTACCAATTGGGGGGGCAGCCCCCAACAGGGTTGCAGATAATCACGCGGAGAGACAAAGGAGAGAAGGACGACCACCACAGATGGGGACACGTAGAATGGTCGGCGGACTTGACGAGACGAACCTGGAGTTAGTACAGTCCCTGTTCGCAGAGGAAACCCAGATGGGGGGCGGCCCGAAGGTGAAGCTGCTGGAGAGGCTCAACGGTCTTTTCCTCACCGCCATGGGCACCATTGGGAGGGAGGCCGCCAGTCCGGTTGGCATAGCGGGTGGTATAGCGGCTGGTGTAGCGGCTGGCGGTAAGGCTGCCCCCACTTTTGGTGATGACCCCCCCAAGGGCGCTGCGCACCCAGGGAGTGACCCCTCCCCGAACGCGCCTCCCCACCTCCATGCGACCTACCCCCCGAGGAAGAGCCAACTAACCCCATTGGATGAGGCCAAAATTACGCAGCACATGAAGGCCAGCGCAAACAGAAGGGTGCACGAAAGCGACATCTATGACATTCAAATAGTGAAGAAGGGGCACGTCTACCTATACATCCAGAGCGGTCACTGGGATGACTACTACTGCgtccttttccatttaaaaAGCAACGTGCTCTTTAAGAACGATCTTCTGTATACTCATTACTGCAGGGTCTACGACAGGGGGGTTCTACAGAAGGTAGTAAATCCACCTGACTTGTACAGCAACTATTTCATAGCCTTTTTTAAAGACGACCGATTGGAGATGGACCGACTGTCTAACCTGCAGCTAGCCATCATGatcagaaaaaattattatccGTTCGTAATTGAATTGtctagaaataaaaaggcaaGCATTGGTATTCACACTGGCCAGGATCTTCCCCTTCATGGTGGTCATCTCCAACGGGTGAAAAGCTCCCTCATCTGTTTTGATGTCCACTCGGACCCGTTTTATTTCATCCCCGTTGAGTGTCTCCCGGATGATGTGGCAGCCTCCTCGACAAGTGCAACTGGTGGGGTAGCTAATGAgcccccccaagggggaatCCCCCCGCGGGTCAGAGTGAAACTCCACTACGGCCTGCTCAAGGAGTGGAACGACTGCCTCGGCTCCGTCATGGAGAGAGCCAAACAGAGGCAGGCAAGCCTGCTTGACAAACGGGGGCAAAGTGAGAAGACGCAATATGTTAACAAAAAGTTCTGCCAATGGATCGAGGCGTtcaagaaggagaggaacaTCCCGGAGGGGGGCGCGTCTCGCCGGGCCGTGCCCCACCGTTGCGGTGGCGATTAA
- a CDS encoding adapter-related protein complex 3 beta 2 subunit, putative (encoded by transcript PVX_113810A), with protein sequence MDYISFNIKVPLLEKAATNVKEIISHIRLNDGIYFDRTRYKKEEILNDLRSNNDQKKIEAVKRLLIAHLMREDVSEFYVEVSKNMSNGNRTLKKLIYNYLSLHANRSDHLSMLTVNSFKKDIASRDFQIRAYALRAMCSSRSLEMIGVVTDSLKIMAKDRSWYVRKTVADVIPSVYNADPDQLVLLRNVLLDLIGDGEVPVVSAAVASFCTMCVEVVPTGKKTDQVAAKPGGVTGEKPDEETPLDRSTPDGSNPANLLHWLSFLHPHYYKLCRYLLIMHPFHQTYLIDLLLKYCRAFYRDPLTNENVNFKELLHLFSCSDGEEEAPPPPVTPAEGNQWRSPSPEDYYGYADGEFADEGLAEELKHCGVDIELFIEKLLLLLSSCSYNVVIQAISSLYHLTKFTFKDNMVHAIISCIMKSSMEGNDHTYVLFIRSVQSIIICLKEDFAAYLSFFYVSSVDSTVKKNIKIDMLYILTNEENRPVVLEELLHALFQPGNDNLIVKKLFRHITAVAVADASCLPTVMHHIICLLNCTLQLYSFEAILSLRQLLRQSDSERISEITFFLIRIFFSIGSTEVQTSVLWTLAKYQNFADHLLIFDLARMLVKRFGQMEAALKVQALHFLLKVWAYRCASWFLRGGEAAGQKRSGKAAVETQTGEAPLEKRIWERPAATTSVYQEQQGKLAERSNSHVDYVAPHLEDFAQYERLCKLALLQGARPEERFDIRETSKFYANVMLRVRELGDKGALNWTLWQRDLYKEPVNEYTLPLCYLKHVFLNTGRGDLPEAFHLSREEMQHVRNSPVGTAQGEEHDDYGEYHFGLDPNRDDGDVQMDLKNPLVLQLNTFSSILNRRLPSYVELPDFADEDLPRSAHMTNRKKAKQPKTSISSRDVQISYKPHLSSDRVFSNLDEFYREEGNLVDGQTGCTQNMRHPTGGLLPNRGTKIQGEDDESDDEQNEAPPKVAHTADTYLAGECTSANSFSKMNEQQINDIEKFFFSDEEDFQGAE encoded by the coding sequence ATGGACTACATCAGCTTCAACATCAAAGTGCCGCTGCTCGAGAAGGCGGCGACGAACGTGAAGGAGATTATCTCCCACATCAGGCTCAACGATGGGATCTATTTCGACCGAACGAggtacaaaaaggaggaaattcTAAACGACCTCAGAAGCAACAATGATCAGAAAAAGATAGAAGCTGTTAAGCGACTGCTCATCGCGCACTTGATGAGGGAGGACGTCTCGGAATTCTACGTGGAGGTATCCAAAAATATGTCAAATGGGAACCGGACTCTGAAGAAgctaatatataattacctGTCTCTGCATGCTAATCGGAGTGACCACTTGAGCATGCTGACTGTTAactcttttaaaaaggatatCGCCAGTAGGGACTTTCAAATTCGTGCGTACGCCTTGAGGGCCATGTGCTCCAGTCGGTCGCTCGAGATGATTGGCGTCGTTACGGATTCGCTTAAGATAATGGCGAAGGATAGATCGTGGTACGTTAGAAAGACTGTCGCGGATGTTATCCCCTCGGTGTATAACGCAGACCCGGACCAGTTAGTTCTTTTGAGAAACGTCCTGCTGGACTTGATTGGCGATGGGGAGGTCCCCGTCGTGTCCGCCGCCGTGGCGTCCTTCTGCACTATGTGTGTGGAGGTGGTTCCcactgggaaaaaaacagatcAGGTGGCGGCCAAGCCGGGGGGAGTAACAGGGGAGAAGCCAGATGAGGAGACGCCCCTGGATAGAAGCACCCCCGATGGGAGCAACCCGGCGAACCTGCTCCACTGGCTGTCCTTCCTCCACCCGCACTACTACAAGCTGTGCAGGTACCTCCTAATCATGCACCCCTTCCACCAGACCTACCTCATAGACTTGCTGCTGAAGTACTGCCGGGCGTTTTACCGAGACCCCCTTACGAATGagaatgtaaattttaaGGAACTTCTTCACTTGTTCAGCTGCTCCGatggagaggaggaagcgccCCCCCCGCCAGTGACCCCCGCGGAGGGGAACCAATGGAGGAGCCCCTCCCCAGAAGATTACTACGGTTATGCGGATGGAGAGTTTGCGGATGAAGGGCTTGCGGAGGAGCTGAAGCACTGCGGAGTGGACATCGAGCTGTTCATCGAGAaactgctgctgcttctctCCTCCTGCAGCTACAACGTAGTCATACAGGCCATCTCGTCTCTCTACCACCTGACCAAATTCACCTTTAAGGATAACATGGTCCATGCCATTATCTCGTGTATTATGAAGAGCTCCATGGAGGGGAACGACCACACGTACGTCCTCTTTATTAGGAGCGTCCAATCGATCATAATATGTTTGAAGGAAGACTTCGCCGCGtacctctccttcttctacGTCAGCTCCGTAGACAGCACCGTCAAGAAGAACATCAAAATTGATATGCTTTACATACTAACTAATGAGGAAAACAGGCCAGTCGTTTTGGAGGAGCTCCTCCATGCCCTCTTCCAGCCCGGCAACGATAACCTCATCGTGAAGAAGCTGTTCAGGCACATCACCGCGGTGGCTGTAGCGGATGCCTCTTGTCTCCCCACAGTTATGCATCATATTATTTGTCTCCTTAACTGCACTCTGCAGTTGTATTCGTTTGAGGCCATTCTCTCGTTGAGGCAGTTACTGAGGCAGAGTGACTCTGAGAGGATCTCcgaaattacatttttcctaattcgcatttttttttctatcggATCGACCGAAGTGCAAACCTCCGTGCTGTGGACCCTGGCCAAGTACCAAAATTTTGCGGAccatttgctcatttttgacTTGGCTCGCATGCTGGTGAAGCGCTTCGGGCAGATGGAGGCCGCGCTGAAGGTCCAGGCCCTCCACTTCCTGCTCAAGGTCTGGGCCTACCGGTGCGCCAGTTGGTtcctccgcgggggggaggcggcgggGCAGAAGCggagcggtaaagcggcagTGGAGACGCAAACCGGTGAAGCGCCATTGGAGAAGCGTATCTGGGAGAGACCCGCCGCTACCACGAGCGTCTACCAAGAGCAGCAGGGCAAGCTCGCGGAGAGATCGAACAGCCACGTGGATTACGTGGCGCCCCACTTGGAGGACTTCGCCCAGTACGAGCGGCTGTGCAAGCTGGCCCTCCTGCAGGGGGCCCGCCCTGAGGAGCGCTTCGACATCCGGGAGACGAGTAAATTCTACGCCAACGTCATGCTGAGGGTAAGGGAGCTGGGCGACAAGGGGGCTCTCAACTGGACCCTGTGGCAGAGGGACCTCTACAAGGAACCAGTCAACGAGTACACGCTTCCCCTGTGCTACTTGAAGCACGTTTTTCTAAACACCGGAAGGGGGGATCTTCCCGAAGCGTTTCATCTCAGTAGGGAGGAAATGCAGCATGTGCGGAATTCTCCCGTTGGGACGGCTCAGGGGGAAGAGCACGACGATTACGGAGAGTACCACTTCGGCTTGGACCCTAACCGCGACGATGGGGACGTCCAAATGGATCTGAAGAACCCACTTGTGTTGCAGCTCAATACTTTTTCGAGCATCCTCAACAGAAGACTCCCCTCCTACGTGGAGCTGCCCGACTTTGCGGACGAAGATCTGCCCAGAAGCGCCCACATGACAAACAGGAAAAAAGCCAAGCAGCCAAAGACGAGCATCTCCTCGAGGGATGTACAGATCAGCTACAAACCCCACTTGAGCAGTGATCGGGTTTTTTCCAACCTGGACGAGTTTTACAGGGAGGAGGGAAATCTCGTGGATGGGCAAACTGGCTGCACGCAAAACATGCGGCACCCCACCGGCGGGCTGCTTCCCAACAGGGGGACCAAAATTCAGGGCGAGGACGACGAGTCGGATGACGAGCAGAATGAAGCCCCCCCCAAAGTAGCCCACACTGCGGATACGTACCTAGCTGGGGAGTGCACCTCCGCCAAcagtttttccaaaatgaacgAGCAGCAAATAAACGACATAGAAAAGTTCTTCTTCAGTGATGAGGAGGATTTCCAGGGGGCCGAATGA
- a CDS encoding 50S ribosomal protein L18, putative (encoded by transcript PVX_113805A; Apicoplast targeted protein. Curated by Stuart Ralph, Walter and Eliza Hall Institute of Medical Research, Australia.) — translation MNAAALLVPLLLLYLDVLHSFATNRAASPRNPFSLFSSPNRKKAAPEQLPKGKANKLKDKKKKKKNIALERLLRQHAEEAEKAEEVEKRDAPDNPRVDVDEEILQGKRVPRLRIKNTNNHIYATVVDDYRRHILCFSCSRDPNLSGVLGTYRNKTTNRVVNNGRTIKSGWEIGKDIARKALHKGIFKVKFDRGKFKYAGKVEALAEGARAVGLQL, via the exons ATGAACGCTGCCGCCCTGCTCGTCCCCCTCCTTCTGCTTTACCTCGACGTACTGCACAGCTTTGCAACCAACAGGGCGGCCTCCCCGAGGAACCCCTTCTCGTTGTTCTCGTCCCCCAACAGAAAGAAAGCCGCGCCTGAACAGCTCCCCAAGGGGAAGGCTAACAAATTGAAggacaaaaagaagaaaaaaaaaaat ATCGCTCTGGAAAGGCTGCTCCGCCAGCACGCGGAGGAGGCGGAGAAGGCGGAGGAGGTAGAGAAGCGGGACGCGCCGGACAACCCCCGTGTAGACGTCGACGAGGAAATTCTTCAAGGCAAAAGAGTGCCAAGGCTAAGAATTAAAAACACTAACAATCACATATACGCGACGGTGGTGGACGACTACAGGAGGCACATACTCTGCTTTTCGTGCTCGAGAGACCCCAATTTATCGGGTGTGCTAGGCACGTACAGAAATAAAACAACCAATAGGGTTGTGAATAATGGGAGGACTATTAAATCTGGATGGGAAATTGGGAAGGACATCGCCAGGAAGGCCCTACACAAAGGCATTTTCAAGGTAAAATTTGACAGGGGGAAGTTCAAGTACGCCGGGAAGGTGGAGGCCTTGGCTGAGGGGGCCCGCGCCGTGGGCCTGCAGCTGTGA